The Streptomyces sp. 11x1 genomic sequence ACCGATCTCTGCAGAGCTACGGATCAGAAGGTGCACGTGCCCCATCCGTGCCCGATCCAGCGGGAAACCACGGGGGAACCACCGGCGCCGAGCGGGCACCGCGCACGACGACGGCCCCTGACCAATTACCTGGTCAGGGGCCATTTCGCTTGGCGGCGGGTGTGAGATTTGAACCCACGGTGACTCGCGTCACGACGGTTCTCAAGATCGGCGGCGGCATGAGTCCCGGTCGCAACGAACCAAGTCAGAGCGCTTCCTTGGACGGAGTGACAGGCTCGCCCGACCTACGCACTACAGGCAAAACACTCCACGGGAAGTTGATCCACTCGTCGGTCCGCTTCCACACGTACTCGCACTTCACGAGGGAGTGGGACTTCTCATAGATCACGGCGGACCGGACCTCGGCGACGGCGTCGAGGCAGAAGTCGTGGACCAGCTTGAGCGTCTTGCCCGTGTCGGCGACGTCGTCCGTGATCAGGACCTTCTTGTCGGAGAAGTCGATCGCGTTCGGGACGGGGGCGAGCATGACGGGCATGTCGAGGGTCGTGCCGACGCCGGTGTAGAACTCGACGTTCACGAGGTGGATGTTCTTGCAGTCCAGGGCGTACGCCAGCCCGCCGGCGACGAAGACCCCGCCGCGGGCGATGCTGAGCACGATGTCGGGCTCGTACCCGTCGTCGGCGATCGTCTGCGCGAGTTCGCGTACGGCGGTGCCGAACGCCTCGTAGGTGAGGTTCTCCCGGGGCGGGGACACGCTCACACCTGCGTCCGGTGGAAGTTGAGGAAGGACCGGGAGGCCGTCGGACCGCGCTGCCCCTGGTAGCGGGAGCCGTAGCGCTCGCTGCCGTAGGGGAACTCGGCCGGTGAGCTGAGCCGGAACATGCACAGCTGTCCGATCTTCATACCCGGCCAGAGCTTGATGGGGAGCGTGGCGAGGTTCGACAGTTCGAGGGTGACGTGCCCGGAGAAGCCGGGGTCGATGAACCCGGCCGTGGAGTGGGTGACGAGCCCGAGCCGGCCCAGGGAGCTCTTCCCCTCCAGGCGAGAGGCGAGATCGTCGGGGAGCGAGATCACCTCGTAGGTGCTGGCGAGCACGAACTCGCCGGGGTGGAGGATGAACGGCTCGTCCCCCTCGGGCTCGACGCGTCGCGTGAGGTCCGACTGCTCGATGGACGGGTCGATGTGCGGGTAGCGGTGGTTCTCGAACACCCGGAAGAAGCGGTCGAGACGCACGTCGATGCTCGACGGCTGCACCATGGTTTCGTCGTACGGATCGATCCGCACCCGACCGGCGTCGATCTCGGCCCGGATGTCCTTGTCTGAGAGAAGCACGCCCCGAGGATACGCAAGACGCGCGGGCCGCCCACCATCAGGACGGACTCCGCGCGCCTCGACGACTGCCGGCCGCAGGTAGCTCTACCTGTGGCGACCGTTGTGGATACCGCTTCGACTACCGTTTCGACTACCGCTTCTGCAACGCCACCGGCACGACGCTGCGCAGGCGCGCGCAACGTGGGCAGCGCATGAGCCGACCGGGGCCGAGGCGCTCGGCCTGCTGCATCGGGAACGAAGCGGTGCTGAACACGTGCCCATCGGCACAACGGACGACGGTGCGCTCCATCAAGTCCAAGAGTCCCTTCCCCAAGAGCCGCGTCTGGCTGTCGACCTACGTCGACCTGACGACGAAGCGCCACATTACGGGATGAACGGGACGCCCCTCCAGGCGGCACTCCGATCCGTTCCACGACCCTCTCGGACCCTCTCCCGCGCCTCCACCGTACGCCCCAACTCCCGCGCCCCGCAGCCCCATCCCGGCCCCTGAAACACAGCCGGGCCCCACGCCTTCAGCGCGCGGGGCCCGACATGAGGTAAAGTAACGATGCGTTCCGACACCGGCACCTACCGGCGTCTTACGCGGGTGTAGTTTAATGGTAGAACATCAGCTTCCCAAGCTGAGAGCGCGAGTTCGATTCTCGTCACCCGCTCCACGACTAAGGCCCAGGTCAGAGACCCGGGCCTTTTTGCTGTCCGCTGTGATCACTCGTCGCGTGCCAGATTCGTGCCAGAACGCCTGTCGGGCTCTTTCTCCCTGGCAGCGGCCCGCGCCTTCCGTACGGTGGCGTCCAGCCCGGCGGCGACCTCTTCTTGCCGCTCGTCGTCGGAGTGCTGATAGATCAGCGCCGCCTTCTCCGAGGACTGCCCGGCGCGGACCATGGTGTCTTTGAGCGTGGCCCCGGAGCGCGTGGACAGCGTGTGCCCCGTGTGCCTGAGGTCGTAGAACCGGAAGCCCTCCGACATCCCGACGATCTCACGCGCCTTCCGCCACTTCCGCCCGAAGGTGCTGCGCCGGAAGGGAGCGCCCTTCTCCCCGACAAAGATCAGCCCGTCCGGGCCCGGCTCGGCGTAGCTCTCCAGATGCCAACGTAGCTCCCGGCGGAGGAACGCGGGAAGAATCACAGTCCGGGTGCCGGCCTCCGACTTGGTGTAGCCCTGGACGCGCCGCCCGTTCATCCGCTCGGGCTCGGCGAGGCGGACGCGGACACGAAGGTTGTCGAGGTCGACGTCTCGACGACGGAGGCCGGCCAGTTCTTCCGGCCGCATCGGACCGTACGCGCCGAGGTAGACCATGAGCCGCCACCGCATCCCCACCGCTTCGGCGAGGGCATCGACCTGGGCGACGGTGGCAATGCGACGCTCAGCCGCCCTCTCCTTCCCCGCGCCCTTGATCCGGCAGGGATTGCGCGTGATCAACTCGTCGTCCACGGCCGTTTCCATGATGGCCTTGAGGAGCCGGTACGCCTTGGCCGTCATCGTCTTGGCGTTCGTGGTCCGCAGTCGACCGGCCCGCCACTCACGGACGCGCGGCGCGGTGATCTCGTCCAAGTCCAGCTCGGCGAAGGCGAACAGGTGCTTGTCGAGGAGATAGCGGTAGAGGTCGCGGGTGAGCGGCGCGAGTTCCCGTTCGTCGACCCACTTGTCGGCGTAGGCCCGGAAGCTCACCGCGCCCGCCTCGGGGTCGCGCCACTCGCCCCGACGGATCTCCGTCTGCCGTTCGGCAAGCCAGTCGTCGGCATCAGCCGTCGTCTCGAAGGTGACGGGGGCCGGACGCATCACGCCGTCAGGGCCCGGGTAGCGGGCCTGGTACCGGCCGGAGGGAAGCCGTCTGATCGCGCCGAAACGGCGTCGCCTGCCCCTGTTGTTGGCCATCAGGCAGCAGCCTTTCCGAAGCGGGACCGAGGCCGCCTCAGCGGCTCCACGGTGCGAGAGGCGAGGTACTCGCGGAGGGCGCTCTCCGGGATGCGGACGTACCGGCCAACTTTCACGTATCGAATGCGCCGCTCCTCGATGAGCCGCCGGGGAAAGCGGGCGGTCGTGCCCAGCAGCTCGGCGACCTGGTCGACGGACAGGTAGCGGTCGTTCATGTGGTCGGCTCTCCTTCCGTTCCGGGAGCAGGTTCGAGGGACGCGGCAAGCCAGGTCTCGCCCGTGCTGAGGCCCGTTCCGGCAAAGACCCAATGCGCGAGGACGAGCGTGGTTTCGCCGTCCTGGGCTGCGGGCGGAGCGGCTTGCGCGCGGCGCCATTCGGCGCGGGCGTCGCGCAGTGCGCCGAGGGTGGTGGAGTAGCGGCGGGACTTTGTGGAGAAGTGGCCGCGGAAGCCCAACATGTGGGACCAAGCCCGAAGACGAAGGTGTGCCAGCTCGGGGCGGGCGCCAAGGGTCCAGGCGGTTCGGATCATGCGGCGGGCGTGGTCGGTGATCCGGGCCCCGGCCAGCTCGGCGAGGAAGCGGATCGGCCGGTCAAGGGTGCCGGTCGTCGTCTCGGCGCCCTTGGTGGCGTACTTGGCGATGTACGCCGCTACGGCCCGCTCGGTCAGCTCCTGGCCGCCGTCGAAGTCAGCGGAGCGGATGGTGCGGACGTCGAGCTGACGGCCGAAGGTGAAGGTGTGGGCCCGTCCCTCGACGGTCGGCCCGCCGACACGAGCGGCGGTGGCAGCGGCGTGGATGGCGTCGCTCAGCAGTTCGGCGGTGGCCCAGGCCGGGGGCGAGGTGTCGCCGCCGTCGGGGCCGTCGAGGCGGATGACCGCGTGGAAGTGGACGGCTCCGCGCTTCTGGTACTCGGCGACCTTGGCGAAGGAGATGCGGGCGTGATCGCGGAAGGCCCGTTGGGTGAGGCCGGCCAGCTTGGCGACCTCACGGCGGAGGTAGATGGAGAAGCGCCGCCACAGGGCCCCGGCGTGTGCGTTCCAGAGCACGGCCGCTTCGTAGTCGTACCTGTCCGGATCGAGGGGCGTACCGAGGACCGGGGCTGTGTCCTCGTGCCGGACACCGCAGCGGCAGGGCCGCCCGCTGGAGGGGCGGTTGTGGACCGGGCCGAAGCTCGGCGCGGTGAAGGTGGCGAAGACGCGCGGGTGCGTGCCGACCTGCTCAGGGGTGCCCTTGCCGCCGCGGAGTCCGGCGGTGATCAGGTGGAAGGTGTCGCGGCGGTAGACCTCCGCGCAGGCCGCGCAGCGGGTGGCACGGCGGTTGTTGCAGCGGACGAGGAGGTTTCCGGCGGGGAGGGCGGTCGAGTCGAGGTGGTGCAGGACGCGCCCGACCTCACCGGTTGTCGTGTCGACGGCGTACTCGGTGCGGTGGCCGTCGAGGCGTACGGGGTGGGTGCAGCCGCCCAGGCCGGAGAGTTGGCGGGCCAGTTCGGGCAGGGTGCCGAGTGAGGCGAGCATGGAGAGTTCCGCCAGCGGGGGCGGAGTCTGCCGGGTGATGATGGGTCTTCCCTTCGGCTGTTTCGGCGGTTGGGAGGGACGGCCCCGGGGCGGCGGGATGCTTGGCGGCTTGTTGCCGCCCCGGCGGCCGGTCAGCGCTTGTTCGTGCTGCTGACGAGGGAGCGCAGGACGACGGCGGCGATGGCCACGGAGATGGCCGAGACGGCGACCGCCGCCAGGAGCGCGGTGAGGACGACGCCCACGACGACCACGGCGGCGACCGCGCCGACACCGACGCTCATGAACGGGGCGATCGGGCGGCCGGCGGAGTGAGCCGGAACCGGGGCGTGGTTCTGCGGGATGTGTGTGGTGATGCTCGGGACGTGCGGAGTGTCGGGCAGCTTGGGACGGAACACGGCAGGTCTCCTTTGCGGTTGCTTGCGGTCGTTGGCTCAGTCGCGGGTGCCGTTGACGACGTCGACCCCGGAGCGGGTGCCGGACTCGATGGCCGGGGCGAGGACGGTGTGCGAGAGCCAGAAGCCGAACAGCGCGATCACGGCGGCGACCCACAGGCGGACGCCGAGGAACTTGATCGCGGCCCAGGCGATGACGCCCAGGACGAAGACGAGCGGCAGCGAGATGGTCACGGGATCTCCTCGGGTGGGTCGTCTTGGATCAGCGGACGGCGCAGCGGTGGGTGCGCGCGGCCAGCTCGGCGGCGGCCCGGCTGTCGTAGTCGGTCGAGAAGCCGCAGCGCGGGGCCGTGCAGGCGGCGGTGTGCTTCTCACGGCCACGTCCGTCGTAGTACGTGCCGACCTGGACGGGACCGATGCGGACGAGGTTGCGGAAGCGGCGGTTGGCGGGCATCAGGGGTTCTCCTTCTGGTCGTTGGGGGTCTCGCCGGTGAAGTCGGTGACGTGGTCGGCGAGCCAGCGCAAGATCTCGTCGCCCTCGTAGCTGTCGGCGGCGAGGATCACCGGTTCGGCGATGAGCACGGCCTCGGTGAGGCGGTTCTGTCGGGTCAGCTCGGCGGCACGCTTGAGCGCGCGGAGCGTGGACGGTCGCAAGGTGGTAAGTCCTCCGGGGTCAGGTGAGTTGAGCGGCGATGGCTTCGGCCAGCGGCATGGGGACGCCGAGCCGGGCGCGAAGGGTCGAGGTGTCGATGGGGGTGCCGGTTCGGGCGTGGTGTTCGTCGGCGACCTTCCGGGCGAGGGCGACGAGGGCGGGCGGTACGGCGGCGGGTGAGGGCGGAGCCGATCCGGCTTCGACGGATGGCAGATCGGCCACCGTCACGGGCGGCTCCACCTCTATGGCGGGCGGTTGGGGCGCCGAGTCCGAGACCCTCGAAGGCGGTTCGGTGTCGGCCATGGCGCGGGGTGTCTTCGGTGCGCCGTGGGCGAGGAGCGTCCCTCCGAGGAAGGCCACCGCAGGCCACCCGGCGACGACGATGCGCAGCCAGGCAGGCACGTTCTCCAGGTCGAGCAGCCCGGCGGTGGCAACGTTGGCACCGAGGGAGGCGACCAGTGCGACGAGGAACCAGCACCACCCGGCGGCTTTCGCCTCCCCCGAGCGGAGCCGCCGCCAGGCCGCCACCATCAGCAGGTCGACGGAGACCGGGTAGGCCCACGCCTTCCAGCCGTCCTGTCCGGCGGCGGAGGCAAGGTCGTGCAGGTGGGCGAAGGACAGCGCGGCGGCGATGAGCGCCTGGACGAGTACGGCGTCCACACGGACGGGCAGGGCACGCACGGCGCGACTCCTTCCGGTTTCAGGCATGGGTGGGGTAGGGACGTGGCGCGGGACGGTCGCGCCGACCGTGGTGGCGGGTGCGGCTACTCGGCGACGGAGCGAGGAGTTGCTACGGGCGGCCCGGACGCCTCCACGGGCACGGGCGGGACGTAGGGACGGAAGGGCGCGAGCGCGGGCACGTCGGGTGCGAGGTGGGCCGTCTCGCGGCAGATGGCCGCCGCTTCGGCGAGGGAGAGGTGCGGCGTACGGACGCGGGACCAGCCGCCGGACGTGTCGCCGACGACGGCCAGGCCGGGCAGCTCGGGAGCGATGCCGCAGGCCGCATAGACCGCCTCAGGGGCGATGTCACCGAGCGCCATCTTCGCGGAGGCTTCGTCGTTGACGCGGTGGCAGACCCGGCCGGTCAGCTGCGCCCGCAGCATGGTGGCGCCCTTGCCCAGCTCCGCACCGAAGCGCTGCCCGCACACCTCCAGATAGATGCCGGCCGCGCGACCGAGCTGAGCGAGGCGGATGAGCTGGGTGACCATCTCGTCCCGCCGTTCCTCCTCTTTCCTTGTGGCGACGAGGAAG encodes the following:
- a CDS encoding phosphoribosyltransferase, translated to MSVSPPRENLTYEAFGTAVRELAQTIADDGYEPDIVLSIARGGVFVAGGLAYALDCKNIHLVNVEFYTGVGTTLDMPVMLAPVPNAIDFSDKKVLITDDVADTGKTLKLVHDFCLDAVAEVRSAVIYEKSHSLVKCEYVWKRTDEWINFPWSVLPVVRRSGEPVTPSKEAL
- the dcd gene encoding dCTP deaminase gives rise to the protein MLLSDKDIRAEIDAGRVRIDPYDETMVQPSSIDVRLDRFFRVFENHRYPHIDPSIEQSDLTRRVEPEGDEPFILHPGEFVLASTYEVISLPDDLASRLEGKSSLGRLGLVTHSTAGFIDPGFSGHVTLELSNLATLPIKLWPGMKIGQLCMFRLSSPAEFPYGSERYGSRYQGQRGPTASRSFLNFHRTQV
- a CDS encoding tyrosine-type recombinase/integrase, whose translation is MANNRGRRRRFGAIRRLPSGRYQARYPGPDGVMRPAPVTFETTADADDWLAERQTEIRRGEWRDPEAGAVSFRAYADKWVDERELAPLTRDLYRYLLDKHLFAFAELDLDEITAPRVREWRAGRLRTTNAKTMTAKAYRLLKAIMETAVDDELITRNPCRIKGAGKERAAERRIATVAQVDALAEAVGMRWRLMVYLGAYGPMRPEELAGLRRRDVDLDNLRVRVRLAEPERMNGRRVQGYTKSEAGTRTVILPAFLRRELRWHLESYAEPGPDGLIFVGEKGAPFRRSTFGRKWRKAREIVGMSEGFRFYDLRHTGHTLSTRSGATLKDTMVRAGQSSEKAALIYQHSDDERQEEVAAGLDATVRKARAAAREKEPDRRSGTNLARDE
- a CDS encoding excisionase family DNA-binding protein, translating into MNDRYLSVDQVAELLGTTARFPRRLIEERRIRYVKVGRYVRIPESALREYLASRTVEPLRRPRSRFGKAAA
- a CDS encoding replication initiator, which codes for MLASLGTLPELARQLSGLGGCTHPVRLDGHRTEYAVDTTTGEVGRVLHHLDSTALPAGNLLVRCNNRRATRCAACAEVYRRDTFHLITAGLRGGKGTPEQVGTHPRVFATFTAPSFGPVHNRPSSGRPCRCGVRHEDTAPVLGTPLDPDRYDYEAAVLWNAHAGALWRRFSIYLRREVAKLAGLTQRAFRDHARISFAKVAEYQKRGAVHFHAVIRLDGPDGGDTSPPAWATAELLSDAIHAAATAARVGGPTVEGRAHTFTFGRQLDVRTIRSADFDGGQELTERAVAAYIAKYATKGAETTTGTLDRPIRFLAELAGARITDHARRMIRTAWTLGARPELAHLRLRAWSHMLGFRGHFSTKSRRYSTTLGALRDARAEWRRAQAAPPAAQDGETTLVLAHWVFAGTGLSTGETWLAASLEPAPGTEGEPTT
- a CDS encoding SpdD protein, yielding MFRPKLPDTPHVPSITTHIPQNHAPVPAHSAGRPIAPFMSVGVGAVAAVVVVGVVLTALLAAVAVSAISVAIAAVVLRSLVSSTNKR
- a CDS encoding mobile element transfer protein, whose product is MPANRRFRNLVRIGPVQVGTYYDGRGREKHTAACTAPRCGFSTDYDSRAAAELAARTHRCAVR
- a CDS encoding DUF2637 domain-containing protein — its product is MRALPVRVDAVLVQALIAAALSFAHLHDLASAAGQDGWKAWAYPVSVDLLMVAAWRRLRSGEAKAAGWCWFLVALVASLGANVATAGLLDLENVPAWLRIVVAGWPAVAFLGGTLLAHGAPKTPRAMADTEPPSRVSDSAPQPPAIEVEPPVTVADLPSVEAGSAPPSPAAVPPALVALARKVADEHHARTGTPIDTSTLRARLGVPMPLAEAIAAQLT